One genomic segment of Protaetiibacter intestinalis includes these proteins:
- a CDS encoding DUF2510 domain-containing protein encodes MAEEEGHVPAGWYPDPLGLPQLRWWDNHAWTEHTSDARQPMVAQETVTAKLAYADDDEFLTRETREELHTDSGGAQSSGETIFATADPVLSLEAAPQAQARDEAEVSPGLRFAQEHVIEDAPQSAPFLLDTSYDDLLGVPINPAEAQQATPRSAFDHAGVFEQAFTVDPNAAAGAGTFTSTNFDPSSFGNYSFTPTVQAPDLTQPLTRRAVMAENGLSINTGPVWIIALMPVIMLVLALLFLLAGEAGRDSTLFAGIILGGSYIATVILAVIDRTMLNRMGHARTANWDWAFLGAPVYLIARMANVVRETGKGLRPFLTWSALTIVLIASAVAVPGIVMALAPGVFSEQAEDAVVEQASILGASLKVTCDDVPPLIIGDSMTCSAVSPSKVSNVEVSLVRKNGWIGWRVDDWGTYSTNRG; translated from the coding sequence ATGGCGGAAGAGGAAGGCCATGTGCCGGCGGGGTGGTACCCCGATCCGCTCGGGCTTCCCCAGCTGCGCTGGTGGGACAACCACGCATGGACCGAGCACACCTCCGACGCGCGCCAGCCGATGGTCGCCCAGGAGACGGTCACCGCGAAGCTCGCGTACGCGGACGACGACGAGTTCCTGACCCGCGAGACCCGCGAGGAGCTGCACACCGACTCCGGTGGTGCGCAGTCCTCCGGCGAGACGATCTTCGCGACCGCCGACCCGGTGCTCTCGCTCGAGGCGGCGCCGCAGGCGCAGGCCCGTGACGAGGCGGAGGTCTCCCCCGGTCTGCGCTTCGCCCAGGAGCACGTCATCGAGGACGCCCCGCAGAGCGCCCCGTTCCTGCTCGACACGAGCTACGACGACCTGCTCGGCGTGCCGATCAACCCGGCCGAGGCCCAGCAGGCCACCCCGCGCTCGGCGTTCGACCACGCGGGCGTCTTCGAGCAGGCCTTCACCGTCGACCCCAACGCCGCCGCCGGCGCCGGGACGTTCACGAGCACGAACTTCGACCCGTCGTCGTTCGGCAACTACAGCTTCACGCCCACCGTGCAGGCCCCCGACCTGACGCAGCCGCTCACGCGCCGCGCCGTCATGGCCGAGAACGGCCTCTCGATCAACACGGGCCCCGTGTGGATCATCGCGCTCATGCCGGTCATCATGCTCGTGCTCGCGCTGCTGTTCCTGCTCGCCGGCGAGGCGGGCCGCGACTCGACGCTGTTCGCCGGGATCATCCTCGGCGGTTCGTACATCGCGACCGTGATCCTCGCCGTCATCGACCGCACCATGCTCAACCGCATGGGGCACGCCCGCACCGCCAACTGGGACTGGGCGTTCCTCGGCGCCCCGGTGTACCTCATCGCCCGCATGGCGAACGTCGTCCGCGAGACCGGCAAGGGCCTGCGTCCGTTCCTCACCTGGTCGGCGCTCACGATCGTGCTCATCGCGTCCGCCGTCGCCGTGCCCGGCATCGTCATGGCGCTCGCGCCCGGCGTGTTCTCCGAGCAGGCGGAGGATGCTGTCGTCGAGCAGGCGAGCATCCTCGGCGCCAGCCTCAAGGTCACCTGCGACGACGTCCCGCCGCTCATCATCGGCGACAGCATGACGTGCAGCGCCGTCTCGCCGTCGAAGGTCTCGAACGTCGAGGTGAGCCTCGTCCGCAAGAACGGCTGGATCGGCTGGCGCGTCGACGACTGGGGCACGTACTCGACCAACCGTGGCTGA